In the genome of Treponema pedis, one region contains:
- a CDS encoding tetratricopeptide repeat protein, with amino-acid sequence MKKFCILLFFASFTVFAEDAALPDIKPDKTGSEKVEYNALKPAVSEQSPEPFYFTEFSVFVRDKAVVITWKASAEKRNVILYRSIKSFSSLISLTEAVPLANITDTGLPYIDYPAAGIPYYYAIAEENQIASGNIKFVDGKNTVSAPVEILFSGAEADRAAAYDTRPVPLPFLNPAKEEQKRILFFSSQTENLISSLTAEKRDYREFALSSLRRDYYIFSDDKKTPEGGETMELQRILKDSFLTQKWERCEKELNAFLSIRRTSRVAARSRFYLGEVLFFQNKYEAALLKFLTAQDMYPAQSAEWAQYCLLELANSSKQRK; translated from the coding sequence ATGAAGAAATTTTGTATTTTACTTTTTTTTGCAAGCTTTACGGTTTTTGCCGAGGACGCAGCTTTACCCGATATCAAACCCGATAAAACGGGTTCGGAAAAGGTAGAGTATAATGCTTTAAAGCCGGCTGTTTCCGAACAAAGTCCGGAGCCTTTTTATTTTACCGAGTTTTCGGTTTTTGTACGCGATAAGGCTGTAGTTATAACGTGGAAAGCTTCTGCGGAAAAACGGAATGTAATTCTTTATCGTTCAATAAAAAGTTTTTCTTCTCTTATTTCTTTAACCGAGGCTGTTCCTCTTGCAAATATAACGGATACGGGTCTTCCGTATATTGATTATCCTGCCGCAGGTATTCCGTATTATTATGCAATTGCTGAAGAAAATCAAATAGCTTCAGGGAATATAAAATTTGTTGACGGAAAAAATACCGTAAGCGCCCCCGTAGAAATTTTGTTTTCGGGAGCCGAAGCGGATAGAGCGGCCGCTTACGATACACGACCCGTTCCTCTTCCGTTTTTAAATCCCGCAAAAGAAGAGCAAAAGCGTATTTTGTTTTTTTCTTCTCAAACGGAAAATCTTATAAGTTCTCTTACCGCGGAAAAAAGAGATTACCGGGAATTCGCTCTTTCTTCATTGAGGCGGGATTATTATATTTTTTCCGATGATAAAAAGACTCCCGAAGGCGGGGAAACAATGGAGCTTCAACGGATTTTAAAAGACAGTTTTTTAACTCAAAAATGGGAAAGATGTGAAAAAGAGCTTAACGCTTTTCTTTCGATTAGAAGAACAAGCCGGGTTGCCGCAAGGTCAAGATTTTATTTAGGAGAAGTTTTATTTTTTCAAAACAAATATGAGGCTGCTCTGTTAAAATTTTTAACAGCGCAGGATATGTATCCTGCGCAATCGGCCGAATGGGCTCAATACTGTCTTTTGGAGCTAGCGAATTCTTCTAAGCAAAGAAAGTAA
- a CDS encoding tetratricopeptide repeat protein: protein MHYFAAYLSALSGDLEAAEGRLNSAIRLKTDYDDAYALLASVLYSQKRYEETIQISDMRISQKRSRADAWYLKTLSLLKLNKTGEAMTSAKVGLSIEPENEIMRTLLEETAIQNLNFEDKFRKELSKYHAERGLGFAKRNMTEQALYEYRRALKVYPYDVESREAYAQILLRQGYPERYLEQMVFIQTIVKSNKRVNDAVEIYSKHLLSSLQTKWKIDPLYLDKAHISIGLFYELESTNVLHPEAERITQIMAADIFSHNPRLKITSYAEKPASYAEAFKKSRTAGDDYFGIIKMSENERDIRLILELYTSRTGAKAKTFAVYRSGNDRFSNGVRSLTKLLSSALPVIGKIINRYQNEAVIDIGKHDSDLKDIQIAVIKKGALIIEKDGIGVNYNSSDLLGFFEPSKSEEDLTEGILKRNGYYDRMNAGDSVILILKDNEKNSSEDYTSFSQKSSLLLSLLRRIR, encoded by the coding sequence GTGCATTATTTTGCAGCTTATTTAAGCGCTCTTTCAGGCGATTTGGAAGCGGCGGAAGGACGGCTCAATTCCGCAATCCGGCTAAAAACCGATTACGATGACGCCTATGCCCTGCTGGCCTCCGTTTTATATTCTCAAAAAAGGTATGAAGAAACGATTCAAATTTCAGATATGAGAATTTCGCAAAAGCGCTCCAGAGCCGATGCGTGGTATTTAAAAACGCTGAGTCTTTTAAAATTAAATAAAACCGGCGAAGCTATGACAAGTGCAAAAGTCGGCCTTTCCATAGAACCCGAAAATGAAATTATGCGCACCCTTTTGGAAGAAACTGCAATTCAAAATTTAAATTTTGAAGATAAATTTAGAAAAGAACTTTCAAAATACCATGCCGAAAGAGGTTTAGGTTTTGCAAAAAGGAATATGACGGAACAAGCCCTATATGAATATAGACGGGCACTAAAAGTTTACCCCTATGATGTCGAAAGCCGTGAAGCCTATGCACAAATTCTTTTAAGACAGGGGTACCCGGAACGTTATTTGGAACAAATGGTTTTTATCCAAACTATTGTAAAAAGCAATAAACGGGTAAACGATGCGGTGGAAATTTACAGTAAGCATTTATTAAGCTCCCTGCAAACAAAATGGAAAATAGACCCGCTTTATCTGGATAAGGCGCATATTTCCATAGGTCTTTTTTATGAGCTTGAAAGTACAAATGTTCTCCACCCGGAAGCGGAGCGTATTACCCAAATAATGGCGGCCGATATTTTTTCACATAATCCGCGCTTAAAAATTACATCTTATGCCGAAAAACCCGCCTCCTATGCGGAAGCCTTTAAAAAATCGAGAACCGCAGGAGACGATTACTTCGGTATTATAAAAATGAGCGAAAACGAACGCGATATCCGCCTTATTTTGGAATTATATACTTCAAGAACGGGAGCTAAGGCAAAAACCTTTGCCGTATACCGCTCCGGAAACGACCGTTTTTCAAACGGCGTACGCAGTTTAACAAAACTCCTCTCTTCCGCACTGCCCGTTATAGGCAAGATAATAAACCGCTACCAAAACGAAGCCGTAATCGATATAGGAAAACACGATTCCGATTTAAAAGATATACAAATTGCCGTTATAAAAAAAGGCGCTCTTATAATTGAAAAAGACGGAATAGGAGTAAATTATAACTCTTCCGACTTACTCGGGTTTTTCGAACCTTCAAAATCGGAAGAAGATTTAACGGAAGGAATTTTAAAGAGAAACGGTTATTACGACAGAATGAATGCCGGAGATTCCGTAATTCTTATTTTAAAAGATAACGAAAAAAACTCAAGTGAGGATTATACCAGTTTCAGCCAAAAAAGCTCTCTTTTACTTTCTTTGCTTAGAAGAATTCGCTAG
- a CDS encoding tetratricopeptide repeat protein, whose protein sequence is MKKTCFILYIFICFSICLFSNPAELYRRGTEFQMREDWYSAIEMYQSALKENPSYNLVYQGLAECFYALNEYDQALSSVETARSYKKDDADLQNLHGFILVGLSRIEEAEKIFKTVLQKYPNNPEARFGLAEIEVLHGKLYAASDIYKEALKRQGENRKALLSLALVSYEAGNKSIAEDYIKKSSRISRRQSASALFCSLFKRSFRRFGSGGRTAQFRNPAKNRLR, encoded by the coding sequence ATGAAAAAGACCTGTTTCATTTTATATATTTTTATTTGTTTTTCGATTTGCTTATTTTCAAATCCTGCCGAACTGTACCGTAGGGGAACCGAGTTTCAAATGCGGGAAGATTGGTATTCCGCAATAGAAATGTATCAATCGGCTTTAAAGGAAAACCCTTCATATAATTTAGTCTATCAGGGTTTGGCCGAATGTTTTTATGCCCTTAACGAGTACGACCAAGCGCTTTCTTCCGTAGAAACCGCCCGAAGCTATAAAAAAGACGATGCCGATTTACAAAATTTACACGGCTTTATTTTAGTAGGTTTAAGCCGCATTGAAGAAGCTGAAAAAATATTTAAAACCGTTTTACAAAAATATCCCAATAACCCCGAAGCAAGATTCGGTTTGGCGGAAATAGAAGTACTTCACGGGAAACTTTATGCCGCCTCGGATATTTATAAAGAAGCCTTAAAAAGACAGGGTGAAAACCGAAAAGCCCTTCTCTCTCTTGCCCTTGTAAGCTACGAAGCGGGAAACAAATCTATTGCGGAAGATTATATAAAAAAAAGCTCTCGAATTTCACGGAGACAATCCGCAAGTGCATTATTTTGCAGCTTATTTAAGCGCTCTTTCAGGCGATTTGGAAGCGGCGGAAGGACGGCTCAATTCCGCAATCCGGCTAAAAACCGATTACGATGA
- a CDS encoding IdeS/Mac family cysteine endopeptidase (This family includes IgM or IgG-cleaving cysteine proteases.) yields the protein MIKKIIFIAFIAASFFMFAACPDNIKFKPKKESVVQAAESEQSAKSELSGTAFDNSQNTVKKDLEEQKNPEAGVPAPFTNLKFPEYKDVEVSLITGEEYTLPEKVESDFPEYNGESIEIRNRTVFAINPGRSILKVKIKDIPNPVNFTFNITADSKITVDRKEIKITDRIRNENSPSEYTVTVTKQSKHTQYKLGSLPEWIKCESSVTEDLKDKYKFILSNDSFFDRNAEIVFTNTEGKTLSTISVRQDGNYNLKRTYQWVKGVKAPMESDLKKNNPSISPLLIDWEESETTTWYNVVKLAYSGVNTGFANDSNLCWAMTGANMLHWWLEQNKENIRKYMAVNNITDSAGYYNTYNRTKIDSDKSDIAQAARSCINFRAAGGDVRTLFNWYISGKNLPAGQRPNGYKDAPGYFRDIFPDTTPIVNEQYVNSKEQLESVIKEAFDKDESIAVDYFIYQSGRNGRHIVTIWGAGYDEKGNLIELWVADSNISPSKIFPMGICYKSQPYFINFSANYPTSYNIEGIVRLNTGEEHFKKYFENKK from the coding sequence TTGATAAAGAAGATTATTTTTATTGCGTTTATCGCTGCAAGTTTTTTTATGTTTGCCGCCTGCCCGGATAATATTAAATTTAAGCCGAAAAAAGAATCGGTTGTACAAGCCGCTGAAAGTGAGCAGTCCGCAAAAAGTGAGCTTTCCGGCACAGCCTTCGATAATTCACAAAATACCGTAAAAAAAGATCTTGAAGAACAAAAAAATCCCGAAGCCGGTGTTCCCGCTCCTTTTACAAACTTAAAATTTCCGGAATATAAGGATGTGGAAGTTTCTTTAATCACGGGCGAAGAATATACGCTTCCTGAAAAAGTGGAGTCCGATTTTCCGGAGTATAACGGCGAAAGTATTGAAATACGAAATAGGACTGTATTTGCAATAAATCCTGGAAGGAGCATATTAAAGGTTAAAATTAAAGATATACCCAATCCCGTTAATTTTACATTTAATATTACCGCCGATTCTAAGATAACTGTAGACAGAAAGGAAATTAAAATTACCGACAGAATACGTAACGAGAATTCTCCTTCCGAATATACGGTTACCGTTACGAAGCAATCGAAGCATACACAATATAAATTGGGCTCTTTACCCGAATGGATTAAATGTGAAAGTTCGGTTACCGAGGATTTAAAAGATAAGTATAAGTTTATACTTTCAAATGACAGTTTTTTCGATAGAAATGCGGAAATAGTTTTTACAAATACCGAAGGGAAAACTCTAAGTACAATTTCGGTAAGGCAAGACGGGAATTATAACTTAAAACGAACATATCAATGGGTAAAAGGTGTTAAAGCACCTATGGAATCGGATCTAAAAAAGAATAATCCAAGTATATCTCCCTTACTTATTGATTGGGAAGAATCTGAAACTACTACATGGTATAATGTAGTAAAACTCGCATATAGCGGAGTAAATACGGGGTTTGCAAATGATTCCAATCTTTGTTGGGCAATGACGGGTGCAAATATGCTTCACTGGTGGCTTGAACAAAACAAAGAGAATATACGGAAGTATATGGCAGTAAATAATATTACGGATTCTGCAGGTTATTATAATACATATAACCGTACAAAAATCGATTCCGATAAAAGCGATATCGCTCAAGCTGCGAGAAGTTGTATAAATTTTAGGGCCGCAGGCGGAGACGTTAGAACCCTTTTTAACTGGTATATTTCAGGAAAAAATCTTCCGGCAGGTCAGCGCCCGAACGGATATAAAGATGCACCCGGATATTTCCGTGATATTTTTCCCGATACAACACCTATAGTAAATGAACAATATGTTAATTCAAAGGAGCAGTTAGAAAGCGTAATAAAAGAAGCTTTTGATAAAGATGAGAGTATTGCAGTAGACTATTTTATTTATCAATCCGGCAGGAACGGCAGACATATAGTTACAATATGGGGTGCAGGCTATGATGAAAAGGGTAATTTAATTGAATTGTGGGTTGCAGATTCAAATATATCGCCTTCAAAAATTTTTCCGATGGGAATTTGTTATAAATCTCAGCCCTATTTTATAAATTTTTCTGCAAATTATCCTACATCTTATAATATTGAAGGTATAGTACGGCTTAATACCGGAGAAGAGCATTTTAAAAAATATTTTGAAAACAAAAAATAA
- a CDS encoding AAA family ATPase, which translates to MFLKSLEIFGFKSFPDRVKIEFADGITALLGPNGCGKSNVVDAVKWVLGEQSSRTLRADKMEDVIFNGTESRKPLNVAEVSLTINNEEGLLGSEKSEICIKRRLYRSGESEYFKNNEPAKLREIRELFWDTGVGKVAYSVMEQGKIDQILSSKPEERRYLFEEAAGITKFKIKRQEAERKLEKTQENMRQIEGVLGEVRRSYDTLKVQSEKTIKYRELKESVFDYERDIQLLRLKNFVDGLAAKKQSVQELTEKRNSIQEQIDGVHNILSENMDIVNEMEEKLNSYQTKVLSLAIEQKGKQDQVQIYNKRRQELKLKLNQLEARSDAIRETVENLRDDIAEKSAAVFEFKKQVAGIEKNAEEFEESIKLASGKITANKEKIEELENGIIRLDRERSEMEIELKAITEDIVTELDKNLRSAGYSSSARIEAEKSLEESLSRLKVFISGRKNIFSDFASLNAHSEEDVKKFADNAVQSFSSLLEISGEIEESLAKYKKSSAGFIDDFLAPEGIITKKRTVDNAVLENRQSVETNRKQIAALTAENNELSVKITEYRNTLEELRISKTQVEAQAQNAESQVKLLERQLASQKNVLQDLENEFFAEEKQLKQTEEDIADLEGEISSLEYEGRKLTEELEKLQNDISAKNSDVASKRGKIEKLTAELSKANSVLEKYHLDLASLEADIRNTKDNFRERHSRELMEFEERMFTLTDSPSELKMRLSEVKQKLDSLGNVNLMAPEEFEDIKERYEFLNKQISDLDKAREDLQRITDEITAESTELFLETYNKIKKNFHNMFRRLFGGGRAEIRLTERQNVLESGIEIFAQPTGKKLENIGLLSGGEKSMTAVALLFATYMVKPSPFCLLDEIDAALDEQNVTRFVTTLRGFANVSQYIVITHNKKTVLGAKTMLGVTMEESGVSKVIAVKLDAESEQTVKTMDLIDEPFEEEDVAPEEGVYVPPHPPKRIKTVAENKEASDTDDEHKE; encoded by the coding sequence ATGTTTCTTAAAAGTCTCGAAATTTTCGGATTTAAATCTTTTCCCGACCGTGTTAAAATCGAATTTGCAGACGGAATAACGGCTCTTTTAGGCCCCAACGGCTGCGGTAAAAGCAATGTAGTAGATGCCGTAAAGTGGGTTTTGGGAGAGCAGTCTTCGCGCACCTTACGCGCCGATAAAATGGAAGACGTTATTTTTAACGGTACGGAATCGCGTAAACCTCTTAACGTTGCGGAAGTTTCTTTAACGATAAATAACGAAGAAGGTCTTTTAGGTTCCGAAAAAAGTGAAATTTGTATTAAACGCCGTCTGTACCGTTCCGGAGAAAGCGAATATTTTAAAAATAATGAACCTGCAAAATTGCGCGAAATTCGAGAACTCTTTTGGGATACCGGAGTAGGAAAGGTTGCTTATTCCGTTATGGAGCAGGGCAAAATAGACCAAATTCTTTCGAGTAAGCCGGAAGAACGCCGCTATCTTTTTGAAGAAGCTGCGGGGATTACAAAATTTAAAATAAAACGGCAGGAAGCGGAGAGAAAACTCGAAAAAACTCAAGAGAATATGCGCCAAATCGAGGGCGTATTAGGCGAAGTGCGCCGTTCTTACGATACCTTAAAGGTTCAATCCGAGAAAACCATAAAATATCGGGAACTTAAAGAAAGTGTCTTCGATTATGAGCGGGATATTCAGCTTTTGCGCTTAAAAAACTTTGTGGACGGTCTTGCCGCAAAAAAACAAAGCGTTCAAGAGCTTACGGAAAAACGCAATAGCATTCAAGAGCAAATCGACGGAGTTCACAATATTCTTTCGGAAAATATGGATATTGTAAACGAAATGGAAGAAAAGCTTAATTCTTATCAAACGAAGGTTTTAAGTCTTGCTATAGAACAAAAGGGTAAGCAGGACCAAGTTCAAATTTATAATAAACGAAGGCAGGAGTTAAAACTTAAATTAAATCAGCTTGAGGCAAGAAGCGACGCAATCCGCGAAACCGTGGAAAATTTACGGGACGATATTGCGGAAAAATCGGCTGCCGTTTTTGAATTTAAAAAACAGGTTGCCGGTATAGAAAAAAATGCCGAAGAATTTGAAGAAAGTATAAAACTTGCAAGCGGGAAAATTACCGCCAATAAGGAAAAAATAGAAGAACTTGAAAACGGAATAATCCGTTTGGACCGTGAACGCTCCGAAATGGAAATTGAATTAAAAGCCATAACGGAAGACATTGTTACCGAGCTTGATAAAAATTTACGTTCCGCAGGTTATTCTTCTTCCGCAAGAATTGAAGCCGAAAAATCCTTGGAAGAATCTTTAAGCCGCTTAAAAGTTTTTATTTCAGGACGTAAAAATATTTTTTCCGATTTTGCTTCTCTTAACGCTCATTCGGAAGAAGATGTAAAAAAGTTTGCCGATAATGCGGTTCAAAGTTTTTCAAGTCTTTTGGAAATTTCAGGCGAAATAGAAGAAAGTCTTGCAAAATATAAAAAATCCTCGGCGGGATTTATCGATGATTTTTTAGCGCCTGAAGGAATTATTACTAAAAAGCGTACCGTAGATAATGCAGTTTTGGAAAACAGGCAATCGGTTGAAACGAATCGAAAGCAGATTGCAGCATTAACGGCGGAAAATAACGAACTTTCGGTAAAAATAACCGAGTACAGAAACACTCTTGAAGAGCTTCGTATAAGTAAAACTCAAGTTGAAGCTCAGGCTCAAAATGCCGAAAGCCAGGTAAAACTGTTGGAAAGGCAGCTTGCTTCGCAAAAAAACGTTCTTCAAGATTTGGAAAACGAATTCTTTGCGGAAGAAAAACAGCTGAAGCAAACGGAAGAAGATATTGCCGACCTTGAAGGTGAAATAAGTTCGCTTGAATACGAGGGCAGGAAATTAACGGAGGAATTGGAAAAACTTCAAAACGATATTTCTGCTAAAAATTCCGATGTGGCAAGTAAACGCGGAAAAATCGAAAAACTTACAGCCGAGCTTTCAAAGGCAAATTCGGTTTTGGAAAAATATCATTTAGACCTTGCAAGCCTTGAAGCCGATATACGCAATACAAAAGATAATTTTAGAGAGCGTCATTCAAGAGAACTTATGGAATTTGAAGAGAGAATGTTTACCTTAACGGATTCTCCGTCCGAGTTAAAAATGCGCCTGTCGGAAGTAAAACAAAAGCTGGATTCTCTCGGAAATGTAAATTTAATGGCCCCTGAAGAATTTGAAGATATAAAAGAACGATATGAATTTTTAAATAAACAAATAAGCGATTTGGATAAGGCCAGAGAAGATTTACAGCGCATAACCGATGAAATTACAGCCGAATCTACCGAGCTTTTTTTGGAAACTTATAATAAAATAAAAAAGAATTTTCACAATATGTTCAGGCGGCTTTTCGGCGGCGGTCGTGCGGAAATACGCTTAACGGAGCGGCAAAACGTTTTGGAATCCGGTATAGAAATTTTTGCACAGCCTACAGGTAAAAAACTTGAAAATATAGGGCTTCTTTCAGGCGGCGAAAAGTCTATGACGGCTGTAGCCCTTTTGTTTGCAACTTATATGGTAAAACCGTCTCCTTTTTGTCTTCTTGATGAAATTGATGCCGCCCTTGATGAACAAAACGTTACGCGCTTTGTTACTACTTTGCGCGGTTTTGCAAATGTAAGTCAATATATAGTAATTACACATAATAAAAAAACGGTTTTGGGAGCTAAAACTATGCTCGGCGTAACAATGGAAGAGTCGGGTGTTTCAAAAGTTATAGCTGTTAAATTGGACGCCGAATCGGAGCAAACGGTAAAAACTATGGATTTAATCGATGAACCTTTTGAAGAAGAAGATGTCGCTCCGGAAGAAGGCGTATATGTTCCGCCGCATCCGCCCAAACGTATAAAAACGGTTGCGGAAAATAAGGAGGCTTCCGATACTGATGATGAACATAAAGAATAA
- a CDS encoding tetratricopeptide repeat protein: MKKMLLFVFAAVCLFYSCASVKKSGNDTASMENITESGIKPETSETGGTEKEKKDLSEKIEKKKPDDKALPEKNGVVNNVPPSSPITDRPDLELIIPSNDDEHINEESKILEKPKPASKPKEEQKKEKKKVEKTSPEADKKQLKPEPPLKPKKEVKPEKNSSEQVEKSSFPEKADSERLENTGHSFETEPPKEERRDERDMTAESASEDNSEDKKNTYNDDKSPQVFSEFPSTEPEETKESRVSRNVKMYTGQKLEITYPGEGWVYLGETTAQRGLKYGQRKIQDGASVFNFSAETAGSYILNFSYFDVFSDEFISDSVAVNVETSKEKLSNTVRAPEYKGAVITRTENLKPKQKSEEKENMEKNEISSTVSSTPMKSEPEKEKMTTVSDSPQLTASEENGKGLSKTTASPQDLLERTKKFIAEGNAASALSTLDEFFKNYTERQDEGWFFRGQAYELNGKKKNIKEALKAYETLTEAFPESSFWNQADTRIRYIKKFYVNVD, translated from the coding sequence GTGAAAAAGATGTTATTATTTGTTTTTGCAGCTGTGTGTCTGTTTTATTCATGTGCAAGCGTAAAAAAAAGCGGAAACGATACCGCTTCGATGGAAAATATTACCGAAAGCGGAATAAAACCTGAAACAAGCGAAACAGGCGGTACCGAGAAGGAAAAAAAAGACCTTTCCGAAAAGATAGAGAAAAAAAAGCCCGATGATAAGGCTTTACCTGAAAAAAACGGTGTTGTAAACAACGTTCCTCCTTCTTCTCCTATAACCGACCGTCCTGACCTTGAGCTTATTATTCCTTCAAACGATGATGAACATATAAATGAAGAATCTAAAATACTTGAGAAGCCTAAGCCTGCTTCCAAACCGAAAGAAGAGCAAAAAAAAGAAAAGAAAAAAGTTGAAAAGACATCTCCTGAAGCCGATAAAAAGCAGTTAAAACCTGAGCCTCCTTTAAAACCGAAAAAAGAGGTTAAGCCGGAGAAAAACTCTTCCGAACAGGTTGAAAAATCTTCTTTTCCGGAAAAGGCGGACAGCGAACGGCTTGAGAATACCGGACATTCGTTTGAAACGGAGCCGCCTAAAGAAGAAAGAAGAGACGAGCGGGATATGACCGCCGAATCGGCTTCGGAAGATAATTCGGAAGATAAAAAAAATACTTATAACGACGATAAAAGCCCTCAAGTATTTTCCGAATTCCCGAGTACGGAACCTGAGGAAACAAAGGAAAGCAGGGTTTCAAGAAATGTAAAAATGTATACCGGCCAAAAACTTGAAATTACATATCCCGGTGAGGGCTGGGTTTATCTGGGTGAAACTACGGCTCAAAGGGGATTAAAATACGGTCAGAGGAAAATTCAGGACGGCGCTTCCGTTTTTAATTTCAGTGCGGAAACGGCAGGAAGTTATATTCTTAATTTTTCTTATTTTGATGTTTTTTCCGATGAATTTATATCGGATTCCGTTGCCGTAAATGTTGAAACTTCAAAGGAAAAACTTTCCAATACCGTTCGTGCTCCTGAGTATAAGGGTGCTGTGATTACAAGGACGGAAAACCTTAAGCCGAAGCAAAAAAGTGAAGAAAAAGAAAATATGGAAAAAAATGAGATAAGCTCAACGGTTTCTTCCACTCCTATGAAAAGTGAGCCTGAAAAAGAAAAAATGACTACGGTTTCGGATTCACCGCAATTGACGGCTTCCGAAGAAAACGGTAAGGGTTTGTCAAAAACAACGGCTTCCCCGCAAGACCTTTTAGAAAGAACAAAAAAATTTATTGCGGAAGGGAATGCCGCAAGTGCACTTAGCACCTTAGATGAATTTTTTAAAAATTATACGGAAAGACAGGACGAGGGTTGGTTTTTCCGCGGCCAGGCTTACGAGCTTAACGGAAAAAAGAAAAATATTAAAGAAGCTTTAAAGGCTTATGAAACCTTAACGGAAGCATTTCCTGAAAGCTCTTTTTGGAATCAGGCAGATACAAGAATCAGATATATTAAGAAATTTTATGTAAATGTAGATTGA
- a CDS encoding DUF6973 domain-containing protein: MRQSRTSSKIWAWLKHPIAATNVGRARDGGSNISSVATNFTINLSLSWAYYDKVKRDEGSERGAFRHALWQSIIASKDGFSVATDIGNGHDKDILKMNKPPYADLESADAFADQLNNIIGRGIGLDNTNASPSESAKMVLDEFHTNGLFTVTKNEDGSYGVQYTQLSKEDYDYAIGILNKLNEKGLINK, from the coding sequence GTGAGGCAAAGCAGAACTTCCAGTAAAATATGGGCATGGCTAAAACATCCTATAGCCGCTACTAATGTTGGTAGAGCGAGAGATGGTGGTTCTAATATTTCAAGTGTAGCTACCAATTTTACCATAAATTTAAGTTTATCGTGGGCATATTATGATAAAGTGAAAAGAGATGAAGGAAGTGAAAGAGGCGCATTCCGTCATGCTTTGTGGCAATCAATTATTGCATCAAAAGATGGTTTTAGCGTTGCAACAGATATTGGAAATGGGCATGATAAAGATATATTAAAAATGAATAAACCTCCATATGCAGATTTAGAATCTGCTGATGCTTTTGCTGATCAGCTAAATAATATTATTGGTAGAGGTATAGGCTTAGATAATACTAATGCTTCTCCTTCAGAATCAGCAAAAATGGTTTTGGACGAATTTCATACTAATGGGCTGTTTACAGTAACAAAAAATGAAGATGGTAGCTATGGAGTACAGTATACACAGTTATCAAAAGAAGACTATGATTATGCTATTGGTATATTAAATAAATTGAATGAAAAAGGATTGATAAATAAATGA